The following proteins come from a genomic window of Nasonia vitripennis strain AsymCx chromosome 4 unlocalized genomic scaffold, Nvit_psr_1.1 chr4_random0004, whole genome shotgun sequence:
- the LOC103317194 gene encoding uncharacterized protein LOC103317194 isoform X1 gives MFSKRSKKTDCKAEVRAILQENCFIIMYVEHTHDHMPKQWTNDELSSIKKQNNAGSVANDEVLKKTEEMVRMDVHIQEKESADDVVKKNVNEQMVRKEQHTQKPESSLMQYNVETVTQDSLPFEQPNLQDHNFVNDSTLDENITMYTKKANVKVHESTIDEEQENIESAHQGNNDFEEPESPTMEQYNVESSLIESSTLGHCEKFKNDQELDKIISTLRQHLYLIRDQESKIFLNAKTTIKNLNNNLEEQKYTMLEWMKLLPGQIENVLDGVYRLKTSDLNDIDSFIQHFLDKEVNVDLLKEHFEDKAFKKLKKVINTKVKSNAYTCGKFSEDIGELRTVLMRCMHAVVPLSLRKSI, from the exons ATGTTCTCAAAAAGGAGTAAGAAGACTGACTGTAAGGCTGAAGTACGTGCTATTTTGCAAGAGAATTGTTTCATAATAATGTATGTTGAACACACGCATGATCACATGCCCAAGCAGTGGACAAATGat GAACTATcttcaataaaaaaacaaaacaatgcAGGAAGTGTTGCCAATGATGAAGTACTTAAGAAAACTGAAGAAATGGTGAGAATGGATGTGCATATTCAAGAGAAAGAATCTGCTGATGATgtagttaagaaaaatgttaatGAACAGATGGTGAGAAAGGAACAGCATACTCAAAAGCCAGAATCTTCATTAATGCAATACAATGTTGAAACTGTTACGCAAGATTCATTACCATTTGAACAACCTAACCTGCAAGATCACAATTTTGTTAATGATTCTACTTTGgatgaaaatataacaatGTATACGAAAAAAGCAAATGTTAAAGTACACGAAAGTACCATTGACGAAGAACAAGAGAATATTGAATCTGCACACCAAGGGAATAATGATTTTGAAGAACCAGAATCTCCAACAATGGAACAATACAACGTTGAAAGCTCTTTGATAGAGTCCTCGACCTTGGGGCATTGTGAAAAATTCAAG aacGATCAGGAACTTGATAAGATTATTTCGACGTTAAGACAGCATTTATACTTGATAAGAGATCAagaatcaaaaatatttttaaatgctaaaacaactattaaaaatttaaataataatttggaGGAACAAAAATATACCATGTTAGAGTGGATGAAATTATTACCAGGACaaattgaaaatgttctaGATGGTGTTTACCGATTAAAAACTTCTGATCTCAATGACATAGATAGCTTTATACAACATTTCTTAGATAAAGAAGTAAATGTTGATCTTTTGAAAGAGCATTTTGAGGATAAGGCAttcaaaaaactaaaaaaagtaataaatacaAAGGTTAAGTCGAATGCCTACACTTGTGGAAAATTCTCTGAAGACATTGGAGAACTACGAACTGTTTTAATGCGATGTATGCATGCTGTGGTTCCACTTTCACTGCGCAAATCTATCTAA
- the LOC103317194 gene encoding uncharacterized protein LOC103317194 isoform X2: protein MYVEHTHDHMPKQWTNDELSSIKKQNNAGSVANDEVLKKTEEMVRMDVHIQEKESADDVVKKNVNEQMVRKEQHTQKPESSLMQYNVETVTQDSLPFEQPNLQDHNFVNDSTLDENITMYTKKANVKVHESTIDEEQENIESAHQGNNDFEEPESPTMEQYNVESSLIESSTLGHCEKFKNDQELDKIISTLRQHLYLIRDQESKIFLNAKTTIKNLNNNLEEQKYTMLEWMKLLPGQIENVLDGVYRLKTSDLNDIDSFIQHFLDKEVNVDLLKEHFEDKAFKKLKKVINTKVKSNAYTCGKFSEDIGELRTVLMRCMHAVVPLSLRKSI, encoded by the exons ATGTATGTTGAACACACGCATGATCACATGCCCAAGCAGTGGACAAATGat GAACTATcttcaataaaaaaacaaaacaatgcAGGAAGTGTTGCCAATGATGAAGTACTTAAGAAAACTGAAGAAATGGTGAGAATGGATGTGCATATTCAAGAGAAAGAATCTGCTGATGATgtagttaagaaaaatgttaatGAACAGATGGTGAGAAAGGAACAGCATACTCAAAAGCCAGAATCTTCATTAATGCAATACAATGTTGAAACTGTTACGCAAGATTCATTACCATTTGAACAACCTAACCTGCAAGATCACAATTTTGTTAATGATTCTACTTTGgatgaaaatataacaatGTATACGAAAAAAGCAAATGTTAAAGTACACGAAAGTACCATTGACGAAGAACAAGAGAATATTGAATCTGCACACCAAGGGAATAATGATTTTGAAGAACCAGAATCTCCAACAATGGAACAATACAACGTTGAAAGCTCTTTGATAGAGTCCTCGACCTTGGGGCATTGTGAAAAATTCAAG aacGATCAGGAACTTGATAAGATTATTTCGACGTTAAGACAGCATTTATACTTGATAAGAGATCAagaatcaaaaatatttttaaatgctaaaacaactattaaaaatttaaataataatttggaGGAACAAAAATATACCATGTTAGAGTGGATGAAATTATTACCAGGACaaattgaaaatgttctaGATGGTGTTTACCGATTAAAAACTTCTGATCTCAATGACATAGATAGCTTTATACAACATTTCTTAGATAAAGAAGTAAATGTTGATCTTTTGAAAGAGCATTTTGAGGATAAGGCAttcaaaaaactaaaaaaagtaataaatacaAAGGTTAAGTCGAATGCCTACACTTGTGGAAAATTCTCTGAAGACATTGGAGAACTACGAACTGTTTTAATGCGATGTATGCATGCTGTGGTTCCACTTTCACTGCGCAAATCTATCTAA